A single window of Hymenobacter sp. APR13 DNA harbors:
- a CDS encoding lipid A deacylase LpxR family protein, translated as MRFFLLLLCLTARLAQAQRPDSAQTSPDRLVYYTFANDAFFRSDYYFTQGQTLMLVLPGLSCSPVNRLLGPVPAGSTRYHGIRLHYDGFTPLRIQDPFIRVGDRPYASYWYADFLRIANQPARRFRLTTALNLGFMGPAAGAKGFQTKLHEWLDSPTPRGWDYQIRNDLVLGYEAHAEKQLLAVGRGAELIGAADASLGTLYTYAGAGARLRVGLLNPYFNNLGVSGPATRAGQRRVQLYAEGQLEGRLIGYDATMQGGLLRSDNPYTLPASAIRRTVARRTATLGLGYAGVRLEASAVHISPEFDGARSHKWVQFGVRVGF; from the coding sequence ATGCGCTTCTTTCTTCTGCTGCTGTGCCTTACCGCCCGCCTCGCCCAGGCCCAGCGCCCGGACAGCGCCCAAACCAGCCCCGACCGGCTGGTGTACTACACTTTTGCCAACGACGCCTTTTTCCGCTCCGACTACTACTTCACCCAGGGCCAGACGCTCATGCTGGTGCTGCCGGGGCTTAGCTGCTCGCCCGTAAACCGCCTGCTGGGCCCCGTGCCGGCGGGCAGCACCCGCTACCACGGCATCCGGCTGCACTACGACGGCTTCACGCCGCTGCGCATCCAGGACCCGTTCATCCGGGTCGGCGACCGGCCATATGCTTCGTATTGGTACGCCGATTTCCTGCGCATCGCCAACCAGCCAGCACGCAGGTTCCGCCTGACCACGGCGCTCAACCTGGGCTTTATGGGGCCGGCGGCCGGCGCCAAGGGCTTCCAGACCAAGTTGCACGAGTGGCTGGATTCGCCCACGCCCCGCGGCTGGGACTACCAGATCCGCAACGACTTGGTGCTGGGGTACGAGGCCCACGCCGAAAAGCAGCTGCTGGCCGTCGGGCGCGGGGCCGAGCTGATTGGGGCGGCGGATGCTTCCCTGGGCACGCTTTACACCTACGCCGGGGCCGGCGCGCGCCTGCGGGTGGGGCTGCTCAACCCGTATTTCAATAACCTGGGCGTGAGCGGCCCGGCCACCCGCGCCGGTCAGCGCCGGGTGCAGCTCTACGCCGAAGGCCAGCTGGAAGGCCGCCTCATCGGCTACGACGCCACCATGCAGGGCGGCCTGCTCCGCTCCGACAACCCCTACACGCTGCCTGCCAGCGCCATCCGCCGCACCGTGGCGCGCCGCACCGCCACCCTCGGGCTCGGCTACGCCGGCGTGCGCCTGGAAGCCTCCGCCGTCCACATTTCCCCGGAGTTCGATGGTGCCCGCTCCCACAAATGGGTGCAGTTCGGCGTGCGGGTAGGGTTTTGA
- a CDS encoding DUF3320 domain-containing protein, with translation MPADSLLAARLEAARQELLDLGLRNPLLNFRSSKVRGVAVVGEDAAAVYELLVRRLRVLQFAPLPEAPAAPRLGWKGDPARAARRAEALGLPLPEPVPAAPPLPPVVDPLDSRLQTAETADQLESRLLNTYYTARTSLEETGANILYLALGCLTWYETPTSPEPRQAPLLLLPVVLERGTVAERFRLLYSGAEPEGNLSLQARLKADFGVHLPLPDLDEQPWPDYVAAVQTAVAGLPRWAVAPNSITLGFFSFSKLMLYRDLDPAAWPAESPLLRHAALQALLGPETGFQDQPPTFSETDFLDDARPAAELHQVLDADSSQLLALLAVHEGRNLVIQGPPGTGKSQTIANLLAEAIGAGKKVLFVAEKMAALEVVKRRLDALGLGVACLELHSHKTNKKAVLEELKGTLQLGRPAAAPALEDQLANLPRYRATLNEYAQAVNSPIAGSRRTAQQVAGELLLLQEQTEGVELPRVPFPDMASWTDADAAHAEILAARLQATLRKTGVPQRLPFWGSELTVLLPAELHALAALLPAAHAAVTSLQAAAQQLAGRLGLPAPADRAAAEQLLPAARHALLAPPLAGTAVADAAWTQQPAHLTEVFQAGTRYQTLRQQYAAYLLPEAWEQDLQAERAAVLTYGEKWWRFLSGDYRRARRRLQQLWRGPLPKAATDMLAGADAVQDAARYAQVVGAAAALGRQLFGAAWRGLDSGWPLLMQAQEYLTRTHQRIGRGELPPELLAYLAGAGGGAAGTGLEAGLPALVAALEDALTRHRTAVQVVAEALQLNEARRFGPDGRLQFQAFGQQQTTLAAWAAELPALRLTIEWNNVAATVQAENLPELLLLAERWELAAQHLAAAVHQTWLEFLQRHAYARHPALRQFEQASHEEATARFRLADEAALHLNRVRALRQHHARLPNLQAAGQMLLLRHEFAKKTRHLPLRRLMQQAGQAVQAIKPVFMMSPLSVASYLPPGALMFDLVVFDEASQVKPVEALGAIARGRQLVVVGDSRQLPPTSFFDSLTGDDTDLPADNVTADIPSILELCRARQMPELMLRWHYRSQHESLIAPSNQLFYDNKLVVFPSPGGPGDLGLVYHHLPHTHYERGTTRTNPLEAQAVAAAVLHHARTAPGRTLGVVAFSMAQRQAIELAVEASRRQHPETEPFFSQHPHEPFFIKNLENVQGDERDVVLISLGYGRTAAGQLTMNFGPLNGDGGERRLNVLISRARQRCEVFTNLTADDLDLDRTPAKGVAALKAFLTFAQYGPAGRPPMLSTDAPFETVVARALAARGYAVQPQVGSQGFYLDLAVVDPAQPGRYLLGISCDGTMYHHARSARDRNRLRPQVLEAMGWHLHHIWSTDWLRDPAAATERAVQAIEAARRPAPAAEDAADTTIADLVAVVREEPAAAPAAVAVPYQVAQLPAAVAHRALHQHGLSQLALWLTQVVRIESPVHIEEATRRLAQASGATQVGARIRKAGEAAALLAANLRHLRRHGDFLWENTMQQPPLRDRSHLPANSRRLALVASEELALALRTVVTQSFGLPREAVFLPAVRLLGFARLSDEMRQQLEPLLAGLLERGELVEVNGVVKPAV, from the coding sequence ATGCCTGCTGATTCCCTCCTTGCTGCCCGCCTGGAAGCCGCCCGCCAGGAGCTGCTGGATTTGGGGCTGCGCAACCCGCTGCTCAACTTCCGGTCCTCGAAGGTGCGCGGGGTGGCAGTGGTGGGCGAAGACGCGGCGGCGGTGTACGAGCTGCTGGTGCGCCGGCTGCGGGTGCTGCAGTTTGCGCCTCTGCCCGAAGCCCCGGCCGCGCCCCGCCTCGGCTGGAAAGGCGACCCCGCCCGCGCCGCCCGCCGGGCTGAAGCCCTGGGGTTGCCGCTCCCGGAGCCGGTTCCGGCCGCGCCCCCGCTACCGCCGGTGGTAGACCCGCTCGACAGCCGCCTGCAAACCGCCGAAACCGCCGACCAGCTGGAAAGCCGGCTGCTGAACACCTACTACACGGCCCGCACCAGCCTCGAAGAAACCGGCGCCAACATCCTGTACCTGGCGCTGGGCTGCCTCACCTGGTACGAAACCCCCACCAGCCCCGAGCCGCGGCAGGCGCCGCTGCTGCTGCTGCCGGTGGTGCTGGAGCGCGGCACCGTGGCCGAGCGGTTTCGGCTGTTGTATTCCGGCGCCGAGCCCGAAGGCAACCTCAGCCTGCAGGCCCGCCTGAAAGCCGATTTCGGCGTGCACCTGCCGCTGCCCGACCTCGACGAGCAGCCCTGGCCCGATTACGTGGCCGCCGTGCAGACCGCCGTAGCGGGCCTGCCGCGCTGGGCAGTGGCCCCCAACAGCATCACGCTGGGCTTCTTTTCCTTCAGCAAGCTGATGCTCTACCGCGACCTGGACCCGGCCGCCTGGCCCGCCGAAAGCCCGCTGCTCCGGCACGCCGCCCTGCAGGCGCTGCTCGGCCCCGAAACCGGCTTTCAGGACCAGCCGCCCACCTTCAGTGAAACCGATTTTCTCGACGACGCCCGCCCTGCCGCCGAGCTGCACCAGGTGTTGGATGCCGACAGCTCGCAGCTGCTGGCTTTGCTGGCCGTGCACGAAGGCCGCAACCTCGTCATTCAGGGTCCGCCCGGCACCGGCAAGTCGCAGACCATTGCCAACCTGCTGGCCGAGGCCATTGGCGCCGGCAAGAAAGTGCTGTTCGTGGCCGAGAAAATGGCGGCGCTGGAAGTGGTGAAACGCCGCCTGGATGCGCTGGGGCTGGGCGTGGCCTGCCTGGAGCTGCACAGCCATAAAACCAACAAAAAGGCGGTGTTGGAAGAGCTGAAAGGCACGCTGCAGCTGGGCCGCCCGGCCGCCGCTCCCGCGCTGGAAGACCAGCTGGCGAACCTGCCGCGCTACCGTGCCACTCTCAACGAGTACGCGCAGGCCGTGAATTCGCCCATTGCCGGCAGCCGCCGCACCGCCCAGCAGGTGGCCGGCGAGCTGCTGCTCCTGCAGGAGCAAACCGAAGGAGTGGAGCTGCCCCGCGTGCCTTTCCCAGATATGGCCTCCTGGACCGATGCCGACGCCGCCCACGCCGAAATCCTGGCCGCCCGGCTGCAGGCCACTCTCCGGAAAACCGGCGTGCCGCAGCGCCTGCCGTTCTGGGGCAGCGAGCTGACGGTGCTGCTGCCGGCCGAGCTCCATGCGCTGGCGGCGCTGCTGCCCGCGGCCCACGCGGCAGTAACCAGTCTGCAGGCCGCCGCTCAGCAGCTGGCCGGGCGCCTGGGCTTGCCCGCACCCGCCGACCGCGCCGCCGCCGAACAGCTGCTGCCGGCGGCCCGCCACGCCCTGCTGGCCCCGCCGCTGGCCGGTACCGCCGTAGCCGATGCCGCCTGGACGCAGCAGCCAGCACACCTGACCGAGGTATTTCAGGCAGGCACCCGTTACCAAACCCTGCGCCAGCAGTACGCCGCGTACCTGCTGCCCGAAGCCTGGGAGCAGGATCTGCAGGCCGAGCGCGCCGCTGTGCTTACCTATGGCGAAAAGTGGTGGCGGTTCTTGAGTGGCGACTACCGCCGGGCCCGCCGCCGGCTGCAACAGCTGTGGCGCGGCCCCCTGCCCAAAGCCGCCACCGATATGCTGGCCGGCGCAGACGCCGTGCAGGACGCTGCGCGTTACGCCCAAGTAGTGGGCGCCGCCGCGGCATTGGGCCGGCAGTTGTTTGGGGCCGCCTGGCGGGGGCTAGACTCCGGCTGGCCGCTGCTGATGCAGGCTCAGGAATACCTCACGCGCACCCACCAGCGCATCGGGCGGGGCGAGCTGCCGCCGGAGCTGCTGGCGTATCTGGCCGGCGCTGGCGGCGGAGCGGCAGGAACCGGTTTGGAGGCGGGTTTGCCGGCGCTGGTGGCGGCGCTGGAGGACGCGCTAACCCGGCACCGCACCGCCGTGCAGGTCGTAGCCGAGGCGCTGCAGCTCAACGAGGCCCGGCGGTTCGGGCCCGACGGCCGGCTACAGTTTCAGGCTTTCGGGCAGCAGCAGACCACGCTGGCCGCCTGGGCTGCCGAGCTGCCGGCCCTGCGCCTCACCATCGAATGGAACAACGTGGCGGCCACCGTGCAGGCCGAAAACCTGCCGGAGCTGCTGCTGCTGGCCGAGCGCTGGGAGTTGGCGGCGCAGCACCTGGCGGCCGCCGTACACCAAACGTGGCTGGAGTTTCTGCAGCGCCACGCCTACGCCCGGCACCCGGCTTTGCGGCAGTTCGAGCAGGCCAGCCACGAAGAAGCCACCGCCCGCTTCCGCCTCGCCGACGAGGCCGCGCTGCACCTCAACCGGGTGCGGGCGCTGCGCCAGCACCACGCCCGCCTGCCCAACCTGCAGGCCGCCGGCCAGATGCTGCTGCTGCGCCACGAATTCGCCAAGAAAACGCGCCACCTGCCCCTGCGCCGCCTGATGCAGCAGGCTGGCCAGGCGGTGCAGGCCATCAAGCCGGTATTTATGATGTCGCCGCTGTCAGTGGCCAGCTACCTGCCGCCGGGCGCGCTGATGTTTGATCTGGTGGTGTTCGATGAGGCCAGCCAGGTGAAGCCCGTGGAGGCGCTGGGCGCCATTGCCCGCGGCCGCCAGCTGGTGGTGGTCGGCGACTCGCGGCAGCTGCCGCCCACCTCGTTCTTCGACTCCCTGACCGGCGACGACACCGACCTGCCGGCCGACAACGTGACGGCCGACATCCCCAGCATCCTGGAGCTGTGCCGCGCCCGCCAGATGCCCGAACTGATGCTGCGCTGGCACTACCGCAGCCAGCACGAGTCGCTGATTGCGCCTTCCAACCAGCTGTTCTACGACAACAAACTGGTGGTTTTTCCGAGCCCCGGCGGCCCGGGCGACCTGGGGCTGGTCTACCATCATCTGCCGCACACGCACTACGAGCGCGGCACCACGCGCACCAACCCGCTGGAGGCGCAGGCTGTGGCGGCGGCCGTGCTGCACCACGCCCGCACCGCACCCGGCCGCACGCTGGGCGTGGTGGCGTTCAGCATGGCCCAGCGGCAGGCCATCGAGCTGGCCGTGGAAGCCAGCCGCCGCCAGCACCCCGAAACGGAGCCGTTCTTCAGCCAGCACCCGCATGAGCCGTTTTTCATCAAAAACCTGGAAAACGTGCAGGGCGACGAGCGCGACGTGGTGCTTATCAGCCTCGGCTACGGCCGCACGGCGGCAGGGCAGCTTACCATGAACTTTGGCCCGCTGAACGGCGACGGCGGCGAGCGGCGCCTCAACGTGCTCATCAGCCGTGCCCGGCAGCGCTGCGAGGTATTCACCAATCTCACCGCCGACGACCTCGACCTAGACCGCACGCCAGCCAAAGGCGTGGCGGCCCTGAAAGCCTTCCTGACTTTCGCGCAGTACGGCCCGGCCGGGCGCCCGCCGATGCTGTCCACCGATGCGCCGTTTGAAACCGTAGTGGCCCGCGCCCTTGCGGCACGGGGCTACGCGGTGCAGCCGCAGGTGGGCAGCCAGGGCTTCTACCTCGATCTGGCCGTAGTCGACCCAGCCCAGCCCGGCCGCTACCTGCTGGGCATCAGCTGCGACGGAACCATGTACCACCACGCCCGCTCGGCCCGCGACCGAAACCGGCTGCGCCCGCAGGTGCTGGAAGCCATGGGCTGGCACCTGCACCACATCTGGAGCACCGACTGGCTGCGCGACCCGGCCGCCGCCACCGAGCGGGCCGTGCAGGCTATTGAAGCGGCCCGTCGGCCGGCCCCGGCAGCGGAAGATGCGGCAGATACAACCATTGCGGACTTGGTAGCCGTTGTGCGCGAGGAACCTGCAGCCGCACCGGCTGCCGTGGCGGTGCCCTACCAGGTGGCGCAGCTGCCGGCCGCCGTGGCGCACCGGGCGCTGCACCAGCACGGCCTGAGCCAGCTGGCCTTATGGCTGACCCAGGTGGTGCGCATCGAAAGCCCGGTGCACATCGAGGAAGCCACCCGACGGCTGGCGCAGGCCAGCGGCGCCACGCAGGTGGGGGCCCGCATCCGCAAAGCCGGCGAAGCAGCCGCGCTGCTGGCCGCCAACCTGCGCCACCTGCGCCGCCACGGTGACTTCCTCTGGGAAAACACCATGCAGCAGCCCCCGCTCCGCGACCGAAGCCACCTACCCGCCAACTCGCGCCGGCTGGCCCTGGTGGCTTCCGAAGAACTGGCCCTGGCCCTGCGCACCGTGGTAACGCAAAGCTTCGGGCTGCCGCGGGAAGCTGTGTTCCTGCCGGCCGTGCGCCTGCTCGGCTTCGCCCGCCTCAGCGACGAAATGCGCCAGCAGCTGGAGCCCTTGCTGGCCGGCCTGCTGGAGCGGGGCGAGCTGGTGGAAGTGAATGGGGTCGTGAAACCAGCTGTGTAG